A single Besnoitia besnoiti strain Bb-Ger1 chromosome Unknown contig00082, whole genome shotgun sequence DNA region contains:
- a CDS encoding uncharacterized protein (encoded by transcript BESB_081100): MIAVHHHPTGLLKTAKSVGFQYPTTLRLFHIGYVLGVIYGFLFSLILTARENYYSDASLISSIVLGVIISETGLFISFFWGVYTTSWTTGLDLEGLCLPDPSSLVLFMTIMLSALSIVVSSVYLKNQHLYTSCTNIMTFTLVVAFLMLVCTEYTDRILVGLAPV; this comes from the coding sequence atgattgcagtacaccaccaccccactggactgcttaagacagctaaaagtgttggatttcaatatcctactacattaagattattccacatcggttatgttctaggcgtaatatatggattcttgttctcactcatcttaacagcgagagaaaactactactcagatgctagtctaatcagtagcatcgtacttggagttatcatctctgagacaggattatttatcagctttttctggggagtatatactacgagttggactactggtttagatcttgaaggtctttgtttaccggatccaagttctcttgtgcttttcatgaccatcatgttaagtgcattaagtatagtggtatccagcgtatatttgaaaaaccaacatttgtatacaagctgtacgaatatcatgacattcactttggtagtcgccttcttaatgttagtc
- a CDS encoding cytochrome b (encoded by transcript BESB_081110) produces MSAHYSLVIEQDSFVPYLPYYLIGLIFLQTAFGLIELSHPDNSIPVNRFVTPLHIVPEWYFLAYYAVLKVIPSKTGGLLVFMSSLINLALLSEIRALNTRMLIRQHFMTRNVVSGWVIIWVYSMIFLIIIGSAIPQATYILYGRLATIVYLTTGLVLCLY; encoded by the exons atgtcggctcattactcccttgttattgaacaagattca tttgttccctatctaccatattatctaattggtttaattttcttacaaacggcttttggtttgattgaattatcgcacccagataactccataccagtgaaccggtttgtaactccgcttcatatcgtacctgaatggtactttttagcatattatgcggtgttaaaagtaatcccatccaaaaccggtggtttgttagtatttatgtcctctctcattaacttagctcttttatctgaaattcgagctttgaatactcgaatgttgatacgacaacattttatgactcgaaatgtagtcagtggatgggtaattatttgggtatacagtatgatcttcttgattattattggtagtgctattccacaagcgacttatatcttatatggtagattagctactatcgtatatcttactaccggattggttctatgctt